AGTATGAGATTACTCAAGCATGGGGTGTGTGCAATGAAGCACATCCCAGCATCAGTTACCGCATGACACAATATAAGCTCGAGTGTCTCCAGATGTGGTGAGGATGAGACGGCCTTCATCCCCTCGTCATCAAAGAAGTTGGCGTTGTTTAGCACGAGAACACGAATTGGGCAGGACTGAATGAGCGTCAGAAAACCCTTCTGTGTGAATCCTATTTCTGATGGCCAGTCACGGGCACATCGTGTAAATCTGAGGTCTACAATCTGAAGCATAGGACAGTTGAGGGCTATAGCATAAAGGCTGTTATCAGTAAATGACGTCCTGGTTTCACAATAGCTGACATCACTAGAGTACCGCTGCAGGTTGAGCCAAAGTAAGATGCTTTTAAGGTTGCTGCAGCTCCGAGATAATGCAATCATGTCATTGTCATTTAGGGCATGAACATACTCAAGGCAAAGCTTCTCCAATGCTTTacacttccctagaacaacacGAAGTCCTACTTCTGGCCAAGTTTTAATATGCGCCAACCTCAAATCCTTCAAACTCTCACAACAGAAATCATATATATCCGTGCTGTGAGCATTGTACGAGGAGTCATAGACCATATCACCTAGAAGACGATCATCTATTCCTCTTTTCCTCTCAAACTCAAACTTCTGGAGCTTCATCCATCCTGAACCAAACTTTAGGAAGTCATGATGATTGATTCCTTTGCAATTCTTCACTACAAGCTCTTTCAATGATCCATCCCTACCAAGGTATTCCAGCCACTCTACACTGTCAATTTCCTCGCAATCAATAAGG
Above is a window of Triticum aestivum cultivar Chinese Spring chromosome 6B, IWGSC CS RefSeq v2.1, whole genome shotgun sequence DNA encoding:
- the LOC123136104 gene encoding F-box/LRR-repeat protein 14, yielding MEDLPEALVTEILKRITSTSDLNSLSLVSKQLYKIEGNQRGAIHVGSGLCTATKALTSLCARFPNLRKVEIDYSGFIPGHGKQLDNKGLFVFSSHCSSLTDLTLSFCSCIDDSGLRCLACCKTLVSLRLNSAPKITSIGLFSVAVGCTSLSALHLIDCEEIDSVEWLEYLGRDGSLKELVVKNCKGINHHDFLKFGSGWMKLQKFEFERKRGIDDRLLGDMVYDSSYNAHSTDIYDFCCESLKDLRLAHIKTWPEVGLRVVLGKCKALEKLCLEYVHALNDNDMIALSRSCSNLKSILLWLNLQRYSSDVSYCETRTSFTDNSLYAIALNCPMLQIVDLRFTRCARDWPSEIGFTQKGFLTLIQSCPIRVLVLNNANFFDDEGMKAVSSSPHLETLELILCHAVTDAGMCFIAHTPCLSNLILRACHNVTDVGMAELGRAHKLESLVIEYCGEISLQAAQGVIKSVHYSSKFSDALKKKLGFLGKC